TTGACAGGGCAAACAAGGTCGAACTAATTTCACGTTGACAACCCACACTCAATCCAACATAAAACCAACATGAACCAAGCAATCGGACTCATTGAAACCCGAGGTTACGCCGGACTGGTCGAGGCAAGTGATGCCATGGTCAAAGCCGCGAACGTCGAACTCATCAAATCTATCCCCATCGGCGGCGCCATGATCACCACGATCGTGCGCGGCGATGTGGGCAGCGTCAAAGCCGCCGTCGAGGCCGGCAAGGAAACCGCCACCCGCGTGGGCAACCTCGTGGCCGGCCACGTTATTCCCCGCCCCGCGCCGGAACTTCTCGCGTTCTTCACCGCCTAATCCAAACCAACCACACCAAAATTATGTCCGGACAAGCACTCGGAATGATCGAAACAAAGGGCCTCGTTTCCCAGTTTGAAGCAACTGACGCGATGCTCAAAGCCGCCAATGTCGAACTCGTCGGCTGGGAAAAAGTCGGCTCGGGACACGTAGCCACGTTTATTCGCGGCGAAGTCGCGGCCGTCAAAGCTGCCGTCGAAGCCGGCGCCACAGCCGCCGCCTCCATCGGCGAAGTGATCGCGGTCCACGTCATCCCCCGCCCGCACGGGGACCTCGCCAAGTTGGGCAAATTCGTTGCCGGCAAAGCCGCGAAATAATCCGCCCATGCCCGAAACCCGCCAGGTCTTGGTCGCCAACCTCGGCAGCACCTCGTTCAAGTTCCGCTTGTATGAGATGCCTAACGAGCGTTTGCTGGCCAAAGGCGGATTCGAGCGCCTCGGCTCCGACCGCGCCGCATGGAAAATCACCGTCGGCGACGGACCGGAAAAAAGCGGCCAGGGCGACGTGGTCACCCACGAGGATGCGATCCGCCTGACCGACAAGGAACTCGGCGGGCTTGCTCATCTCGCGGCCGTCGGCTTCAAACCTGTCATGGCCCGCGGAATCTCGGGCACGCAGTTCATGGACGGGCGCGTCCTTGCAGCGATGGAAGACATCGCCTCGCTGCTTCCCGCGCACAATCCGCCCTACATCCACGGCGTGCGCCTTTTCAACAAGTTGTATCCTTCCCTGCCATGCATCGGCACTTTCGAGACGGCATTTTACGACCGGGTTCCGGAGCACAATCGCCGCTTCCCCGTGCCGCTGGAGTGGAAAAACAAATACGGCGTCGCCCGCTACGGCTTCCACGGCGCCAGCCACCGCTACATAAGCGAGCGCACGGCCGAGCTGCGAGGCTCGGATAAAACGCGGCTTGTCTCCTGCCACCTCGGCGGAAGTTCGTCCATGGCCGCGGTCAAAAACGGCGTCGCCATCGACTCGACTTGGGGAATGACCGCGCAAAGCGGCCTGCCGCAGAACAACCGTGCCGGCGATTTCGATTGCTTCGCCATGATCTATCTCGCCCGCGAGTGCGGCCTCGGCTGGGATGCCGTGGAGAAAGCCCTCGCCTCGGACTCCGGCTTGAAAGGTATGTCCGGACTGCAGACCGGCGACATGCGCGACTTGAGAGAGGCGGCCAACGCGGGCAACAAGGACGCCCAAACTGCCATCGCCGTCTTTGTCGCCGCCATCCGCAAATATCTCGGACAATTTTTTGTCGAACTCGACGGACTCGACGTCCTCGTTTTCACCGCGGGCATCGGCGAGAACAACCCCGACCTGCGCGCCGAAATCTGTGCAAACCTCGACTGCCTCGGACTCAAACTCGACGCGGCCGCCAACGCTGCCTGCCGCGCGACGGAGGCCGTCATCAGCGCACCGGATTCCAAAGTCGAAGTGCGTGTCATTCCCACCAACGAGGAAATCGTGATCGCCCGCAACGCCTGGCGCCTCCTGCAGGAACATCCACAACAGCAAGCCGCCTGAATTTCTCCAACAAACCTCAAACCAACAAACCATATGCAACAAGCCCTAGGAATGATCGAAACGCGCGGCCTCGTCGCCCTTGTCGAGGCGACCGACGCCATGCTCAAATCCGCCAACGTCGAGCTGGCCGGTCCCATGACCCAAGTCGGCAACGCCATGGTCACCGTCTGCGTGACCGGCGATGTCGCCGCGGTCAAAGCAGCCACCGAAGCCGGACGCGCCGCGGCCCAGTCCCTCGGCGAAATCGTCTCCGTGAGCGTCATTGCCCGACCGAATCCCGAGACCTCGGTGATCCTGCCAAAGGCCAAATAACGCCATGATCCTGGCGCAGGTCGAAGGCAGCATCGTCGCGACGAAGAAGAACCCCAAAATGACGGGGGCGAAATTCCTCTTCGTCCGCCCGCTCGTGGTGGACAAGCCGGATGCCGTGGAATTGCGCCCAGGCAGTTCGACCCTCGTCGCCGTGGATTCACTCGGCGCCGGCGAAGGCGAAGTCGTCCTCGTAGTGCAGGGCAGCTCCGCCCGTTTGGCCGGTCCCGACAAAGACTCGCCGGTCGATGCTGTCGTCGTCGGCATCGTGGACACGGTCGATGTCGCCAAACGCAAAATCTACCAAGCCAAGTAAAGCCCAATGAGCGCCATCGACGAACAAATCGTGACCAAAGTGGTGAGCGAGGTGCTCAGCCGCCTCCGCCAACACCAGTCGGCCCCTGCATCAGCCGTCGCATCCTCCGGATCCCGCGCGTCCGGGGCATCAACCTCCGGATCCTACGGCGTTTACGAGGACATGAACGCGGCTTGCGACGCCGCACAGCACTCGTTCGAAAAGCTCCGCGCTGCCGGTGTCTCAGCGCGCAAAAAAGCCATCGCCGTCATCCGCCGCCTCTGCGTCGAGAAAGCCGACGAATGGGGCCGCATTGAATTCGAGGAGACCAAGATCGGACGCCTCGAGCACAAGATCGAAAAACTCAAAATCTGCGGCGACCTCGTGCCCGGCGTGGAAATGCTCGAGCGGATGGCTTTCAGCGGCGACTTCGGGCTCACCGTCATCGACTTCGCACCGTGGGGAGTCATTGGTGCGGTCACGCCGTCGACCCATAGTGTCCCCACCCTCACCGGCAACGCCATCAACATGATCGCGGCCGGAAACACCGTTGTCTTCAACACCCACCCGGGTGCCGCGAAGTGCGCTGCGATCGCGATCAAGGCCTACAACGAGGCAATTGCCAGAGAAACCGGCATCACCGACATGCTTTGCACGGTGACCAAGCCCACCCTCGAGACCTTCCAGCAGATGTGCGCCAACCCGCACGTCAAACTCCTCTGCGTCACCGGCGGCCCCGCCGTCGTCGCCGCGGCCATGAAGACCGGCAAGCGCGCCGTCTGCGCCGGGCCCGGCAACCCGCCGGTCGTCGTCGATGAAACGGCCGACCTTGCCCGCGCCGCCGCCTCGATCATCCAGGGCGCCGCCTATGACAACAATCTCCTCTGCATCGGCGAGAAGGAAGTGTTCGTGGTGGATTCCGTGGCGGACAAACTCATGGAGGAACTCCGCAAAGCCGGCGCCGTCCAGCTGGATGCGCGGCAAATCGAAGCTCTTGCGGACAAAGCATTCGTTTTCCCGCAGGGCAAAGGCGCCGGATGCCCGCACCCCGTGGTGAACCGCGACCTCGTCGGCCGCGACGCCGCCGTCTTGGCCAAAGCCATCGGCCTCGA
The nucleotide sequence above comes from Chthoniobacterales bacterium. Encoded proteins:
- a CDS encoding acetate/propionate family kinase — translated: MPETRQVLVANLGSTSFKFRLYEMPNERLLAKGGFERLGSDRAAWKITVGDGPEKSGQGDVVTHEDAIRLTDKELGGLAHLAAVGFKPVMARGISGTQFMDGRVLAAMEDIASLLPAHNPPYIHGVRLFNKLYPSLPCIGTFETAFYDRVPEHNRRFPVPLEWKNKYGVARYGFHGASHRYISERTAELRGSDKTRLVSCHLGGSSSMAAVKNGVAIDSTWGMTAQSGLPQNNRAGDFDCFAMIYLARECGLGWDAVEKALASDSGLKGMSGLQTGDMRDLREAANAGNKDAQTAIAVFVAAIRKYLGQFFVELDGLDVLVFTAGIGENNPDLRAEICANLDCLGLKLDAAANAACRATEAVISAPDSKVEVRVIPTNEEIVIARNAWRLLQEHPQQQAA
- a CDS encoding BMC domain-containing protein; translation: MNQAIGLIETRGYAGLVEASDAMVKAANVELIKSIPIGGAMITTIVRGDVGSVKAAVEAGKETATRVGNLVAGHVIPRPAPELLAFFTA
- a CDS encoding aldehyde dehydrogenase EutE codes for the protein MSAIDEQIVTKVVSEVLSRLRQHQSAPASAVASSGSRASGASTSGSYGVYEDMNAACDAAQHSFEKLRAAGVSARKKAIAVIRRLCVEKADEWGRIEFEETKIGRLEHKIEKLKICGDLVPGVEMLERMAFSGDFGLTVIDFAPWGVIGAVTPSTHSVPTLTGNAINMIAAGNTVVFNTHPGAAKCAAIAIKAYNEAIARETGITDMLCTVTKPTLETFQQMCANPHVKLLCVTGGPAVVAAAMKTGKRAVCAGPGNPPVVVDETADLARAAASIIQGAAYDNNLLCIGEKEVFVVDSVADKLMEELRKAGAVQLDARQIEALADKAFVFPQGKGAGCPHPVVNRDLVGRDAAVLAKAIGLDVPASTKLLFGETKADNIFVDEEQMMPFIPVVRVKNVDEAIKEAVKAEHGYKHTAIMHSRNIDALTKMAQVADTTLFIKNGPCMTGLGLGGEGFLSFSIATPTGEGVTTPMTFTRSRRCVMVENLNLY
- a CDS encoding BMC domain-containing protein codes for the protein MQQALGMIETRGLVALVEATDAMLKSANVELAGPMTQVGNAMVTVCVTGDVAAVKAATEAGRAAAQSLGEIVSVSVIARPNPETSVILPKAK
- a CDS encoding BMC domain-containing protein, whose translation is MSGQALGMIETKGLVSQFEATDAMLKAANVELVGWEKVGSGHVATFIRGEVAAVKAAVEAGATAAASIGEVIAVHVIPRPHGDLAKLGKFVAGKAAK
- a CDS encoding ethanolamine utilization protein EutN, translated to MILAQVEGSIVATKKNPKMTGAKFLFVRPLVVDKPDAVELRPGSSTLVAVDSLGAGEGEVVLVVQGSSARLAGPDKDSPVDAVVVGIVDTVDVAKRKIYQAK